The following proteins are encoded in a genomic region of Coffea eugenioides isolate CCC68of chromosome 6, Ceug_1.0, whole genome shotgun sequence:
- the LOC113774757 gene encoding activator of 90 kDa heat shock protein ATPase homolog, whose amino-acid sequence MARMGEGDKRWIVEDRPDGTNVHNWHWAETDCLEWSRNFFKKTLSDQSLLNGEGNLFIKINKVDKLDGEAYVNIRKGKIIPGYELSLVVSWEGEAKDSDGNSVLKSEGTVEIPYISDENADEDPELRVTVKDDGPICKRLKEAFLAKGKPFVLEQVRAYVSAMANGGPAKEELEVKKVAKKTASAGSGDEKAVAAAAPVVEKMEVVKKEKKKEGFKTITMTEKFSCGARYLFEILMDENRWKGFTQSNARISKEVNGEFSIFNGSVTGTNVELQEGKLIVQKWRFGSWPDGIHSMVRLTFDEPEPGITIVKLIHSDVPEEDRYGNATVVENTERGWRDLIFHKIRAVFGFGI is encoded by the exons ATGGCGAGAATGGGCGAAGGAGACAAGAGATGGATCGTCGAAGACCGCCCCGACGGCACTAACGTCCACAATTGGCATTGGGCCGAGACAGATTGTCTTGAATGGTCCCgcaatttcttcaagaaaacccTCTCCGATCAATCCCTATTAAATGGCGAAGGCAATCTCTTCATTAAGATAAACAAGGTCGATAAACTCGACGGCGAAGCCTACGTCAATATCCGTAAGGGGAAAATCATCCCTGGGTACGAATTGAGCCTCGTAGTTTCATGGGAAGGTGAAGCCAAAGATTCCGATGGTAATTCAGTGCTTAAATCCGAGGGGACCGTAGAGATACCTTATATTTCCGATGAGAACGCCGACGAAGATCCGGAGCTTAGAGTTACGGTGAAGGACGATGGGCCAATCTGCAAAAGATTAAAGGAGGCCTTCTTAGCTAAAGGGAAACCGTTTGTGCTGGAGCAAGTTAGGGCTTACGTCAGTGCAATGGCGAATGGTGGGCCCGCGAAAGAGGAGCTGGAGGTGAAGAAAGTGGCAAAGAAGACTGCTTCTGCTGGTAGTGGTGATGAGAAGGCAGTGGCGGCTGCTGCTCCGGTGGTGGAGAAGATGGAGGTGgtgaagaaggagaagaagaaagaagggttTAAGACGATTACAATGACAGAGAAGTTTAGTTGTGGGGCGAGGTATTTGTTTGAGATATTGATGGATGAGAATAGGTGGAAGGGTTTTACGCAGAGTAATGCTAGGATTAGTAAGGAGGTGAATGGGGAGTTTAGCATATTTAATGGGTCGGTGACTGGGACTAATGTGGAGTTACAAGAGGGCAAGCTAATTGTGCAGAAGTGGCGGTTCGGTAGCTGGCCTGATGGCATTCACTCAATG GTGCGACTAACCTTTGATGAGCCTGAACCTGGGATTACAATTGTCAAGCTCATACATAGTGATGTTCCAGAGGAAGACAG